A genomic region of Anopheles coustani chromosome 3, idAnoCousDA_361_x.2, whole genome shotgun sequence contains the following coding sequences:
- the LOC131259218 gene encoding FACT complex subunit Ssrp1 has product MADFLEYSSISSEVRGAMCPGKLKMTDTAIVFKNDKTGKVEQINSSDIDLLNYQRFVGSFGLRVFLKNGSLHRFLGFTGDEGKIAEFVKKNYKLDMLEKELSMRGWNWGSVQFKGAVLSFDVENKTSFEIPLNHVSQCNVGKNEVTVEFHRNDDAPVSLMEMRFHIPTSESADTDPVEAFQENVMKQASVISVSGDAIAIFREIHCLTPRGRYDIKVFQSFFQLHGKTYDFKIPTSSVLRLFLLPHKDNRQMFFVISLDPPIKQGQTRYHFLVTLFQMDEETNIELPFTEEELKEKYEDKLTKELSGPVYEVLGKIMKVIINRKLTGPGTFIGHSGTPAIGCSFKAAAGYLYPLERGFIYVHKPPVHIRFEEIASVNFARSGGSTRSFDFEIELKTGTVHTFSSIEKEEYSKMFDFITSKKLHVKNTGGKASYKDDFADSDNEGEPDAYLARVKAEAKERDEDDDGSDSEESTDEDFNPNQQESDVAEEFDSNVESSSDDSDEDGSGGGGDSDASGSDDGRSKKVDKKKEKKEKSPVKKKPKEKKETKPRKTKTKDSGAPKRPSTAFMLWMNATRDQIRKDNPGLSITDISKKGGELWKELKDKKEWEAKAAKAKEDYAEAMAAYKASGGGGKGADDSDGDDKGKKRKKKPSPKKVSAGAPKSDDFKSKEFISGDDSSSSEEDKNKSTKKAKQPSSDKKKSKKSESESEMSESEEDDEELSEGSD; this is encoded by the exons ATGGCAGACTTTCTTGAATATTCCTCGATCAGCTCCGAAGTTCGCGGCGCAATG TGCCCAGGAAAGCTGAAAATGACCGACACAGCGATCGTatttaaaaatgacaaaaccGGCAAAGTCGAACAAATCAACTCAAGCGACATCGACCTACTGAACTACCAGCGCTTCGTGGGAAGTTTCGGTTTGCGTGTGTTCTTGAAGAACGGTTCATTGCATCGCTTTCTCGGGTTTACCGGCGACGAGGGCAAGATTGCGGAGTTCGTAAAGAAAAACTACAAACTGGACATGCTGGAAAAAGAACTATCAATGCGCGGCTGGAACTGGGGATCGGTACAATTCAAGGGGGCGGTGCTCAGCTTTGATGTGGAAAACAAGACCAGCTTCGAGATCCCGCTGAATCACGTATCGCAGTGTAACGTCGGGAAGAATGAAGTGACGGTCGAGTTCCATCGGAACGATGATGCGCCGGTCAGCCTGATGGAGATGCGGTTCCACATTCCAACGTCCGAATCGGCGGACACCGACCCGGTGGAGGCGTTCCAAGAGAACGTAATGAAACAGGCATCCGTTATATCGGTGTCCGGCGATGCGATTGCAATCTTCCGTGAGATCCACTGCCTTACGCCGCGTGGTCGCTATGACATCAAGGTGTTTCAAAGCTTTTTCCAGCTGCACGGTAAAACGTACGATTTTAAAATCCCAACCTCCTCCGTACTGCGGCTGTTCCTGCTTCCCCACAAGGACAATAGGCAGatgtttttcgtaatttcGCTCGATCCCCCAATCAAGCAGGGTCAGACCAGGTACCACTTTTTGGTAACACTGTTCCAGATGGACGAGGAGACCAATATAGAACTACCGTTTACCGAGGAGGAGCTAAAGGAGAAGTATGAGGACAAGCTGACGAAAGAATTATCCGGGCCAGTGTACGAGGTTCTGGGGAAGATAATGAAAGTCATCATCAATCGTAAGCTGACCGGTCCCGGCACGTTTATCGGCCATTCCGGTACCCCTGCGATCGGCTGCTCGTTCAAAGCGGCCGCTGGCTATCTCTACCCGCTGGAGCGTGGCTTCATTTACGTTCACAAACCACCGGTACACATACGCTTCGAGGAGATAGCGTCGGTAAACTTCGCACGTAGCGGTGGATCCACGAGGAGCTTCGATTTTGAAATCGAGCTGAAAACAGGCACGGTGCACACATTCAGCAGCATCGAGAAAGAAGAGTACTCGAAGATGTTCGACTTTATCACGTCGAAAAAGCTGCACGTCAAGAACACGGGCGGCAAGGCGAGCTACAAGGACGACTTTGCCGACTCGGACAACGAGGGCGAACCGGACGCGTACCTTGCGCGGGTGAAGGCGGAAGCGAAGGAGCgtgacgaggacgacgatggTAGCGATTCGGAGGAGTCGACCGATGAGGACTTCAACCCGAACCAGCAGGAATCGGACGTGGCCGAGGAGTTCGACAGTAACGTGGAATCGTCGTCGGACGATTCGGATGAGGATGGCAGTGGCGGTGGCGGGGACAGTGATGCCAGCGGCTCCGACGATGGGCGATCGAAGAAGGTCGATaaaaagaaggagaagaaggaaaaatctcCCGTAAAGAAGAAGCCCAAGGAGAAGAAGGAGACCAAACCGCGTAAAACTAAAACGAAAGACTCGGGTGCACCGAAGCGACCGTCCACGGCGTTTATGCTGTGGATGAACGCAACCCGGGACCAGATTCGAAAGGACAACCCTGGACTCTCGATCACTGATATCAGCAAGAAGGGAGGCGAACTCTGGAAGGAGCTGAAGGATAAGAAGGAGTGGGAGGCAAAGGCGGCGAAGGCGAAGGAGGACTACGCGGAAGCTATGGCCGCCTACAAAGCGTCCGGCGGGGGCGGCAAAGGAGCGGATGATTCGGATGGTGACGATAAGGGCAAGAAGCGGAAAAAGAAGCCAAGCCCAAAGAAGGTGTCCGCCGGGGCGCCGAAGAGTGACGATTTCAAGAGCAAAGAGTTTATCTCCGGCGACGATTCGTCCAGTAGCGAGGAGGATAAGAATAAGAGCACAAAGAAGGCGAAGCAACCATCTTCGGACAAAAAG aaaTCAAAAAAATCAGAATCGGAATCTGAAATGTCTGAATCGGAAGAGGATGATGAAGAGTTGAGCGAAGGAAGTGATTAA
- the LOC131259226 gene encoding mobility group protein 1A-like — protein sequence MAEKPKRPLSAYMLWLNSAREQIKKENPGIKVTEIAKKGGELWRGMKDKSEWEYKAAKMKDEYNKQMQDYERNGGSKETVTKKKKGAKKVAKKSKKKDSEDEDDESGDESD from the exons atggcaGAGAAACCAAAACGCCCGCTGTCGGCGTACATGCTGTGGCTTAACTCAGCCCGCGAGCAGATCAAGAAGGAGAACCCCGGCATCAAAGTCACCGAAATTGCCAAGAAGGGTGGAGAGCTGTGGCGTGGAATGAAGGACAAGAGC GAGTGGGAATACAAAGCCGCCAAAATGAAGGATGAGTACAACAAGCAGATGCAAGACTACGAGCGAAACGGCGGCAGCAAGGAAACCGTcaccaagaaaaagaaaggtgCTAAGAAAGTTGCCAAAAAGAGCAAAAAGAAGGATTCGGAGGATGAAGATGACGAGTCTGGAGATGAGAGCGACTGA